The segment NNNNNNNNNNNNNNNNNNNNNNNNNNNNNNNNNNNNNNNNNNNNNNNNNNNNNNNNNNNNNNNNNNNNNNNNNNNNNNNNNNNNNNNNNNNNNNNNNNNNNNNNNNNNNNNNNNNNNNNNNNNNNNNNNNNNNNNNNNNNNNNNNNNNNNNNNNNNNNNNNNNNNNNNNNNNNNNNNNNNNNNNNNNNNNNNNNNNNNNNNNNNNNNNNNNNNNNNNNNNNNNNNNNNNNNNNNNNNNNNNNNNNNNNNNNNNNNNNNNNNNNNNNNNNNNNNNNNNNNNNNNNNNNNNNNNNNNNNNNNNNNNNNNNNNNNNNNNNNNNNNNNNNNNNNNNNNNNNNNNNNNNNNNNNNNNNNNNNNNNNNNNNNNNNNNNNNNNNNNNNNNNNNNNNNNNNNNNNNNNNNNNNNNNNNNNNNNNNNNNNNNNNNNNNNNNNNNNNNNNNNNNNNNNNNNNNNNNNNNNNNNNNNNNNNNNNNNNNNNNNNNNNNNNNNNNNNNNNNNNNNNNNNNNNNNNNNNNNNNNNNNNNNNNNNNNNNNNNNNNNNNNNNNNNNNNNNNNNNNNNNNNNNNNNNNNNNNNNNNNNNNNNNNNNNNNNNNNNNNNNNNNNNNNNNNNNNNNNNNNNNNNNNNNNNNNNNNNNNNNNNNNNNNNNNNNNNNNNNNNNNNNNNNNNNNNNNNNNNNNNNNNNNNNNNNNNNNNNNNNNNNNNNNNNNNNNNNNNNNNNNNNNNNNNNNNNNNNNNNNNNNNNNNNNNNNNNNNNNNNNNNNNNNNNNNNNNNNNNNNNNNNNNNNNNNNNNNNNNNNNNNNNNNNNNNNNNNNNNNNNNNNNNNNNNNNNNNNNNNNNNNNNNNNNNNNNNNNNNNNNNNNNNNNNNNNNNNNNNNNNNNNNNNNNNNNNNNNNNNNNNNNNNNNNNNNNNNNNNNNNNNNNNNNNNNNNNNNNNNNNNNNNNNNNNNNNNNNNNNNNNNNNNNNNNNNNNNNNNNNNNNNNNNNNNNNNNNNNNNNNNNNNNNNNNNNNNNNNNNNNNNNNNNNNNNNNNNNNNNNNAACTATTGCAGCATGATACGTGTGCCAcaagttaaaaaagaaacccCGTTTGACATGTATTGTTGGCACGGGTGCAGGAGCTATAGGACAATGACATTGACAACCTAAGGGAAGTTTTTCAGAATCTAAGTGACTACCCATATGCACATACCAATAGCTACTTGTACCAAAACACGCAAGAAAGCCTATGAATGCAATGATGGCTTGGCTCTTTAGAACATTTGGGTGACTATATGCCCATGCGATACCTTGAAAGAGCATTGTAACAAACAAGTTTATGATAAAGCCTAAAGAATTATAAATCGCAGTTAAACAATCCATTACGAATGCCATAATATGAAGATAAAGAGTGAGAGATGCTCCCTGGTTCTTGTGACTTGTCTAACTGGAATCCTTGAAGCAATGCTATGTTTCCGATAGATAtacctgagagagagagagatatcaaaccggaaataacaaaatataagaaaaacaagaatCGTGACTTTGCGATGAGACGTTGgtaatagaaagagagagagagagatcaaatCGGAAGTAGGAAACGATATGAAAAACTAGAACAGTGACTTTGCGACGACGTCGCTGAGACAAAGACAGAGAGAAGGTGAGCAGAGCAAGTTTACCCTAAGTTTGTTTCCTTGACTCCTTGACCTTTCTTGAACGATTCTTTCTTTTATCTGACCGAAGCAAatatgagaagaagagaaagaggcgtgcaacagaagaaaagaaaatacgTGTTTGTTTCGAATGATTCTTCTTTATATAATTGCTTCGAGCGCTTAAGCAAAAGAGATAGAAGGTTCACGCGGTGGGCCCAACATTAATTTGTgatgaattttatataattattaaatacatagtactaaatatttagttaaatttgttgaatAATCAAGTTGTTAGGCCATATTAGGTATTAGTATGCATAGTTAATATATCtacctatatatatactattaaaatataatttttttttttggaaacttcttcatttgttttaatatttacaagTGTGCCACtgtcattttattataatattttatctgaaatatttttaattcttacTATTTAGATCTACCAGTATTTTAggaaactatttattttaccaaaaaatttgagaaactatgtatatatatatatatcgattaTCAGTAAGATTAATTTACACTTAttgttacttttgttttttatttcattgtAGGACATTTATTTCTACTAGTAAAGTATAGGTCCCAGttaaaaaaagggaaaatcgCATAAAAAATCACGAGGTTATCAAAAGTTTACACTTTAAACATTGGAGTTCAACGGGTAATAATTTAAACACTGAAATTTGtttcaataatatattaaacatcGAAACTAACTTACTTGTTGCACATGCCAAAGTTGTGACCGGTTACTGTTCACTAGCAGGTAAAAACAAGTGACGTGGCggtttactttttaaaaaataatttgtaattcatttaattaataaaaacaaataaaattatataaaaattcaatataaattctaaaaattgatacaaaatcaggaaaaataaaataaaattcacaaataataataataagaaaataaaaaatttataaattcaaaaaattataataaaattaaaaacattttataaaaatcgataaaaattaagaaaaaatagggaaaaaataggaaatttttaataaaatctggaaaaattaaaaaaaaatacaaaatttaaaatatttaaattaaaatgaaaatactttataaaaagtcaaaataaaaatttaaaattttaattgttttaaaattataaaaaattaatattcaacaaaatgttttaaaatccTATTATATCTCGTAATAGCTTTTTAGAGTGATATGATTAAATTTGCCACCATCACCTCAtgtcgaacccgaaccgaaaatttccaAGTGCCTTGTTGGGTCCAAATCTCTTGGATCCGAAGGatccaaaactaaaaattaataaagatagaaaaaaaacaaaatgtgtaaattcaaaaataacaacCAAAGAGGTTCGGTTTCAACTACtctcattttcaatttttttaatttttaattttttatttgttttccagatttttataaatttgctattttctatttttattgatttatacaatttattaattctatttttattttttatttttttaatttcgattttttttattttttatttttgtttttattatttttattatttttcttaattttagtcaatttttaaaatttctttttatttttgttataaaattttgaatttataaatattttaatttaaatttatgaattttattttattcttcttgattttttcctgaatttgtattaatttttagaatttatgtttatttttatataattgtttttttgtttttattaattaaataaattaaaaattattatttttaaagtaaaccGCCATGTCACCTGTTTTTACCTGCCAATGAACAGTAACCTGTCACAATTTTGACGTGTGCATGCAACATGTAAGCTAGTTTCAATGCTTAATATgttactagatctcgatccgcgcaaccgcgcgggtttttgttttcatttatttttatataaatattttgttttcaattctaaattggtatatattataatatatgtatttatcattttttcaaacataataagtttacggtatattttttttattgaatagattgtttcaaactttcacatgtatttgtatcttcttctatacatatatatttttggattattatttcgtTCTTAAAATcgtgactatatatataaagattagtaaaatattgtcttatcgtcatattcaaagatattgtagcatttcacaaatttagaaagttttaaaaaaattaaacttttcgcttcatagatttatattatcgagtaaataattaaacatttagtttttgtataatttttaaaataaactatatagttttaaattttttttcattggtttaaggtaataaagattaatcattgttagataatatgatttttgttattaaaaaatatctttataattttaaaagttaacatcgagaaatatttaaataatagatgatcaattggatttatagatagtataatttaatgttgtaatactatacctctatatgttttatttaaatctaattattgatagtccaataaaaatttatgatagacctaaaatttaaatgataagattagagactAAATGGAACGTGACTTTCTATGAATAGGTCcattagatccattttttaaaaacatcacacatgaatcaaaattgtgacttttgttttatatataagattgaAACAAGTTTCAGTGTTGGCAGTTGAGTTCCAAGGTTTAGAATGCAAACTTTTGCAAACTTAATGGTTTTTTATGCGATTTTCCCGTTAAACAACTGACTAGGAATGTATAGGTCCCCGTTACAGGGAAAACAATGTTGATCGAAACAAGAACACTTTGTCGTAAAGACAAGTTTACTGCAATTTTCTCTTCCCCTTTCGTTTAACTCCAACTCATgcaaaattatttcaaaaaaaattaaactaactaCTACGTGAGTGGGTGAGCAACACAAATCCTCAAATTAAGGAAATATAATCCCACTAAATAAAAGGCAATATTGAAACTAAAGCTTCTGAACAATTGATTTGGTCTTCATGGAGATGGCCACGTTAACTTCTTGCTCAAGTTATATCTCATCATGTCAGGAAAAAACTTTAGGCCTTCGAATCTTTCATCTTTGcaaaacatttatcaaaaagcaaagacaaaaaaaaaactcatgatgGGGTCATGGATGTAATGGGCCCAAATCTCCAACTTCGAAGGCTGTCGGGATGTCTACTACTACAACCTCCGTCACATCTACTGAATGCTCATCAGAAGAACAAGTTAGATTGCCGGAACTTGGTTCGTTAGTTTGGAACAGGCGTACTCTCGTTCTGCAGATAGGACAAGTGGTGTGCGACACAAGCCAAGCGTCGATGCAATGGGCGTGAAACCAGTGTTTACAGCTCGGTAAGAGCTTGGCTTTGTCTCCTTCTTCGAACTCAGAAAGACAAACGATACACTCGACGCCGTCCTCAAAGTTCTGAGGGTCAAAATCAACGACGGGGATTGATCGGATGAGGATGGAGGGGTTAACACTGGCCAACTCCGTGATGTTGATGATAACATGTTCATGGCTGGTACCCAAACCATGATCATTGTTcgcatcatcaccatcatcaacaAAGTAATGTTTATAAGCGCCACACAGTAGTCCAAGGAGCCCAAGCGAAACAAGAACGATACTACCAACCAAAAGAAGTCTGTGGGCATTCTTGTCGGTACCGGCTCTAGGGGAGTGCACAGGGTGCAACAGCACAGGGCCCCATATTTGtagtcaaattttttttaccttttaggGCCctaaatttttagttattacagttttagtcaatttttttttactcaataGGGTCCTAATTTTTTGTAGTTTCTACATGGATTGAACTTTCAACCTCAAATTCActaatttaggaaaaaaaaatggcacAGGGCCCCACTATTTTTTGAGCCGGCCCTGCTCTGCTTGACACCAAGATGAAAAACCCAATACAGGCAATACTGCAAGCCAATAATAAACATAGTGATAGCATAAACGTATATTAATTACAATGTGGTTCATCTTCGAATATATGTGTTTCTTTTCAGAATAGCTGAAAGGTGGAAGGATACTTAAAACTTGAGTGAGAAGTCGtaatgattttgatttgttttcatgAACATACATTACATGTATTTATAGGTTAAGTGATCTAACCATTTCTCTTTAAAAGGAAAAACTTACTAAACTTAAACTTGAAGAAGTTAAAAAGGTAAAAGTAAGTAATTTccttatcccttatatattaaatcacaaGTCAATTGACCAATAAAATTAAGACATGTGGTTAAtgcttttcaaaaattaataaagacTAATTAATTATCAACATAATAGTTAAAAATCTGAATCCATTACAAAAATAACCGATTGTAAAAAAAACTGTCACTGACTATAAAGAACTCCACGACTCCTATCAGAATGGcatgatttcaaattatttcATCTCTGTTTTCAACTTCTCCactgttttctctgttttcattttctcttttattctcGATATTTTCATCTCACAcattcttttgagttttgagagtAGCATCAAAAACCGAAATATagctttataatttatttttgttcagaTTGTTGTTTCTCTGCTTCTCGGACTAATACTCATTCTTTTTGTATGGTTCAGTTTGAagttttttatgtatttttttcataGGAAGATGAAGGAGCAGCAAGACTGTGcaaatagatttaaatataaaaccatGGAAACACTGCAGGTAGATATTTTAGCACTTTTATTTCAGTTAACAGGGAAAGTTTTAATGTTATTGagtttttttcctttgattttttttttttggttttatcatGGATAGGGCAAAGAAAGACTAGCTAATtttgtgaaagaaaaagaatgtgACGAGATTAAGCTTATTATTTGTAAGgccccgaccgcccacagctaatggaCCATCCACGCCCGTTCTCTCGGTCCGTGGGTCCATCCTGTTCCAgcgatcggtccgttaatttttaaAGGTTAGAAATTATTGTTTACTGACcttgcaatcaccacccgaccttttcccatgctttggcctcactcgcacgctatcgcgaatcacttcccgataggtcacacatccttccactacttcagctcaagcacgcttaactctggagttctttcaggatgtgctccggaaaaggtaagtcaactttggtgacataggtagccaattCATTCCTGATTAAGtttttttcacatatcacaactcgggatgttacaattcaccccctctcaaagaacgcaacgtcttCGTTGCGTCCCACGACAgatctcaagacgcctctcaggtcagaactgagatggctaactagctctgataccacttataacgcCCCGATccgtccacggctaatgggccacccacgcccgctctctcggcccgtgggccccatcccatATGTGGGTCGTACTTGTAACGTcccgaccgcccacagctaatgggccatccacgcccgctctctcggcccgtgggtcCATCCTATTCTAGCGATCGGTTCGTTAATTTTTAAAGGCTAGAAAttattgtttactgaccctacaatcaccacccgaccttttcccTTGccttggcctcactcgcacgctatcgcgaatcacttcctgATAGGTCATCCATCCACTACTTCAGCTTAAGCaagcttaactctggagttctttcaggatgtgctccggaaaaggtaagtcaattTTGGtaacataggtagccaaatcaattctcttaagctttTTTCACATATCataactcgggatgttacacaatcaatagaataattaaaaaaaaattgaatatgtGAACTTAGCTGTTTTGTTTTGACCGAGACATGATTGTCGATAGGAGACATCTAACAAATATCGGAGATGCCAACGAATCAACGTACTGCTTTAGTTTATTTCTCGGTGgttaggtttttgttttttaggcggctagggttagagtaggctgataacgtgttgtgaattgagagaaagagagaattggTTAATCTTATTATTCTATAGGTCACGATACAATATATAAGGATACAACATTAGGGATTCAGAATCCTTTAGAATAGGGATTTATGGGCCTAATGGACATCCACGTAATAGTTTATAACACTAACTAGAGTTTGATCTGCGCGCACGCACGGgtgttagtttttatttttataaattgtttagtgACTTTTTAAACATATGGATTATTTGTCTAATATTAGGTTCCTATGAACCTACAAGGACCTGTAAGAATCTGATTCGAACCCAGTCcgaaaactttattatatctaaacagagttttattttaaaatctaaaatcaatacCCAAAAACTGATATGTACTCTGAATATTCTTGCCTAACCAATTAtgtaaacacataaaaaaattatttgttaaccggtttgaatttttgtcacaaaatagaaTAACTTCATTCAAATCTATGAAATTATTATggttgatatataaaataaattatgtcgAATTATAgtaaatgaaattaataaagtagtttggaaaagtgaaaaaaaagaaatgtaaaagatataatagttatattttgcaattttgtaataaatcgaattaattagaaaatataataaattaaagtgGTTAGAATTAGTGGAATGAAAATATGTAAGAAATCACTTAAAATTAAGCAACTATTATTTTGTACttcatttttaatagaatagattttatcaaattatatgttatttatattaatgtgtatatatattataattaattaatttatttaaaataaaagtatttaaataaattataatatgaaaaaaaatatttatgaaagaGATCTAGTATGATTTTTATGGTATATAAaattgtacttctcttttaatggAGAAGAATATCATAAAAAGCAAACATAACTCTTTGAgttattcattatttattttctgtctATGTGATACTAtatggaaaataaatattcgtGATATATTTTTGTGGATATCGTGCATGGTAGCTGAAAATTAGATTCTTGTTAAGTTAAGTTAATAGGTAGTTGATTGATTTGAGGAATATTTTGTAACTACAAAGATATTACATGCAGTACACTTAGT is part of the Brassica oleracea var. oleracea cultivar TO1000 unplaced genomic scaffold, BOL UnpScaffold01152, whole genome shotgun sequence genome and harbors:
- the LOC106320962 gene encoding putative RING-H2 finger protein ATL62; this encodes AGTDKNAHRLLLVGSIVLVSLGLLGLLCGAYKHYFVDDGDDANNDHGLGTSHEHVIINITELASVNPSILIRSIPVVDFDPQNFEDGVECIVCLSEFEEGDKAKLLPSCKHWFHAHCIDAWLVSHTTCPICRTRVRLFQTNEPSSGNLTCSSDEHSVDVTEVVVVDIPTAFEVGDLGPLHP